The genomic interval CGAACTGACGGGCCGACCGACGAGACGGGGACTCGATAGCGATACCGAACCGCACGGTGTTCGACACCGAGGCACATTCTCTATCCAAAGCCTTTGTATCCGATGGGGTTGAGGTGAGGCATATGACTGAGAACGTCGTTGTCCTCGGGTCGGGGTACGCCGGGGCAGGCGCGGTCAAGAGTATCGAGAAGAAACTCGGCGACCGCGTCGACCTGACGTGGGTGTCGGACGTGGACCACCACCTCGTTCTCCACGAGGCCCACCGGTGCATCCGCAACCCCCGCGTCAAGGAGAAGATCGCCATCCCGGTCGACGAGATCAAATCACCCAGTACGCGGTTCGTACAGGCGGAAGTGACGAACATCGACAGCGACGAACAGGTCGTCGAACTCGACGACGGCACGACGGTCAACTTCGACTACTGCGTCGTCGGCATCGGCTCCCAGACCGCCTTCTTCGGTATCGACGGCCTCCAGGAGCACGCGCTGACGCTGAAGAACCTCTCGGACGCGCTGGAGGTCCACGACGCCGTCAAGGCGGCGGCACGGGACGCGACGCGCTCGGACCCCGCACAGGTCATCGTCGGCGGGGCGGGCCTGTCGGGCATCCAGTCCGCGGGCGAGATCGCGGAGTTCCGCGACATGCACCGCGCTCCCATCGACATCCACATCGTGGAAGGGCTGGAGAGCGTCTTCCCGCCGGGCGAGCCCGAGATTCAGGCCCAGCTCGACGAGATGCTCCGCGAGCGCGACATCCAGATTCACACCGGCGAGTTCATCGGCGAGGTCGACGACGACACCGTCT from Halomarina salina carries:
- a CDS encoding NAD(P)/FAD-dependent oxidoreductase; amino-acid sequence: MTENVVVLGSGYAGAGAVKSIEKKLGDRVDLTWVSDVDHHLVLHEAHRCIRNPRVKEKIAIPVDEIKSPSTRFVQAEVTNIDSDEQVVELDDGTTVNFDYCVVGIGSQTAFFGIDGLQEHALTLKNLSDALEVHDAVKAAARDATRSDPAQVIVGGAGLSGIQSAGEIAEFRDMHRAPIDIHIVEGLESVFPPGEPEIQAQLDEMLRERDIQIHTGEFIGEVDDDTVYVGDDKELEYDVLLWTGGITGQNVAEKLDIGQDERSHRLHAASTFETSEPGIFAIGDSALVEQPGDEPAPPTAQAAWDAAEVVGENLKRAMNDQPLQEWRYKDKGTVISVGEKAVAQDVKPIEGAEMPIARVLGNPFGGMPAKTLKKAIAARWINKITGTSRAAKAWTDM